The following are from one region of the Lytechinus pictus isolate F3 Inbred chromosome 4, Lp3.0, whole genome shotgun sequence genome:
- the LOC129259008 gene encoding protein downstream neighbor of son homolog has translation MENSPSKQWTKPSHVMKVRMKRNRRSTSDLTSKSLMSDQSLVNAGSHSARPGEGRSGKRRNPFGSGGGSNIMRRRIQSEVIGGQKELDAKEHGRNHQKLFTALDSQQDEVFDVEACQRLTKAIKAIQAEEEKKLPKSSKEPTEKTLIESLARGKPDLSPDWCLRTRVRFTSQSSFSWCQPIRMKEEARGLCSFVQGDNGPDTEEEKPVDESSWRSDLQQATMCWMHPDLPWLSLFPRIVPEPKKFKQSIATKEPAIATALMTNWSESFRSVFHLLRSGHCPYFYLCTHHFTVLFRAAGVGATPTMHALMTPTTRGLREALKTEGISYSMPLHQEVPSPPQSKPTTSTADQQSKLEGESCPDGETDELSEPNHEEGQIKEEPTEEEEEEEEDILRSPTKASSWLQSIGLDKTNFPSLEPTRVKFQSDQLLKLDNRPQSLVLVEGLDTQALYNFLLNSRTVLTSVGPLADIPPTILSPLPFKGATLHSCKLKSGTLKQQTNQSLVELSSLEVTGPIMPHNIHILCNLLRRTQDGAFQMALSNHEATSPFTSCSHSMNEKGGTDTRDNEKLNALRMNCGLSKSQAEYLTSMCTVNLPGKEVLCKDGLFL, from the exons ATGGAAAATTCACCAAGCAAGCAATGGACCAAACCCTCCCACGTTATGAAGGTGCGGATGAAGCGAAATCGCCGAAGCACCAGCGATCTGACTTCGAAATCCTTGATGTCCGACCAGTCGCTGGTCAATGCTGGGTCGCATTCGGCCAGACCAGGGGAGGGCCGGAGTGGGAAGAGGCGGAATCCATTCGGTAGCGGGGGTGGCAGCAATATCATGAGAAGGAGAATTCAAAGTGAAGTTATTGGAGGGCAGAAGGAGCTTGATGCAAAGGAACATGGGAGAAATCATCAGAAGCTCTTCACTGCACTTGATTCACAGCAAGATGAG GTATTTGATGTGGAGGCATGTCAGAGACTGACCAAGGCTATAAAAGCTATACAAgcagaggaagaaaagaagCTGCCAAAATCCTCAAAAGAG ccGACTGAGAAAACATTGATTGAATCCCTTGCTAGAGGTAAACCTGACCTATCACCGGACTGGTGTCTCAGAACTCGCGTTCGCTTTACGTCACAAAGCTCGTTCAGCTGGTGCCAACCGATACGAATGAAGGAGGAGGCCAGGGGGCTATGCTCATTTGTACAGGGTGACAATGGTCCTGACACTGAG GAGGAAAAGCCTGTTGATGAGTCTAGTTGGAGGAGTGACCTACAGCAGGCTACTATGTGTTGGATGCATCCTGATCTACCATGGCTGAGCCTCTTCCCGAGGATTGTACCAGAACCAAAAAAGTTCAA GCAATCAATCGCCACCAAGGAGCCAGCTATAGCTACTGCCTTGATGACAAATTG GTCAGAGAGTTTCCGATCTGTATTCCACCTGCTGCGGTCGGGTCATTGCCCGTATTTCTATCTGTGTACGCATCACTTCACTGTACTGTTCAGAGCAGCTGGTGTCGGTGCCACGCCCACTATGCATGCTCTCATGACCCCAACCACTAGAGGGCTTAGAGAGGCATTAAAAACTGAAG GAATCAGTTATTCCATGCCTCTACATCAAGAAGTTCCATCTCCACCGCAGTCAAAGCCAACTACATCCACTGCAGATCAACAAAGCAAACTTGAGGGAGAAAG CTGTCCTGATGGAGAGACTGATGAGCTCTCTGAGCCCAACCACGAAGAAGGTCAGATAAAAGAAGAGCCAacagaggaagaggaggaggaagaggaagacaTCCTTCGAAGCCCTACCAAGGCATCGTCATGGTTACAGAGCATTGGTCTTGATAAGACTAACTTTCCATCACTAGAACCTACCAGAGTCAAATT CCAATCTGACCAGCTGCTTAAGCTGGACAATCGGCCACAATCTCTGGTTCTTGTGGAAGGACTGGACACCCAAGCCTTGTACAACTTCCTCCTGAATAGCCGGACAGTGCTGACCAGTGTAGGTCCGCTAGCCGACATACCCCCAACCATCCTCTCACCTCTACCCTTCAAAGGGGCTACCCTCCACAGCTGTAAG TTGAAATCAGGCACTCTGAAGCAACAAACCAACCAATCACTGGTAGAGCTCAGTAGTCTAGAGGTCACAGGCCCCATCATGCCACACAACATCCACATCCTCTGCAATCTCCTCCGTAGGACGCAAGATGGCGCTTTCCAGATGGCCCTCAGCAATCACGAAGCAACGTCGCCGTTCACGAGCTGTTCACATTCCATGAACGAGAAGGGAGGGACGGACACACGGGACAATGAGAAATTGAATGCATTGAGAATGAACTGTGGACTATCTAAGAGTCAGGCAGAATATTTGACAAGCATGTGTACTGTGAATCTACCAGGCAAGGAAGTATTGTGCAAAGATGGCTTATTCTTATAA